In Elaeis guineensis isolate ETL-2024a chromosome 1, EG11, whole genome shotgun sequence, a genomic segment contains:
- the LOC140851630 gene encoding exopolygalacturonase-like isoform X1 has product MKLLFLLSLVCCYSIGNAETQKSLSYWNFNVLDYGARANGITDDSKAFMAAWKAACAAVGVVKLHIPAGTYLIGPTKFAGPCKNVHSLTVNMKGYLKATTDLSQYVTGDDWVEFAWVDMLILTGGGTFDGQGAVSWPYNKCPTNKHCKVLPTSVKFVATSNTLVQNIKSLNSKFFHIALVGCKNFWGKNIQITAPSNSPNTDGIHIERSTGVTIYNSVIGTGDDCISIGHSNSEILLSGISCGPGHGISIGSLGRYHNEGDVRGLVIKDSTLAGTSNGVRIKTWENSPGTSKAVNMTFENIVMNSVANPIIIDQMYCPYSSCASDAPSGVILSDIFFRNIRGTSTTPVAVTLRCSRGVPCKNVNLQDVNLKYVGQLPATASCMNVKASYSGTQIPPPCR; this is encoded by the exons ATGAAGCTTTTATTCTTGCTTTCGTTGGTATGTTGTTACTCCATTGGCAATGCTGAAACCCAGAAATCATTAAGCTACTGGAACTTCAATGTTCTAGATTATGGTGCCCGAGCCAATGGCATTACTGACGATAGCAAG GCATTCATGGCCGCATGGAAGGCAGCATGCGCAGCAGTTGGTGTGGTCAAGCTTCACATACCTGCAGGAACTTATCTTATTGGCCCTACTAAGTTTGCTGGTCCTTGCAAAAATGTTCACTCCCTTACAGTGAATATGAAG GGATACTTGAAGGCAACAACAGATTTGAGCCAGTATGTCACAGGTGACGATTGGGTGGAATTTGCATGGGTGGATATGTTGATATTGACCGGAGGAGGGACTTTCGATGGCCAAGGAGCTGTATCATGGCCCTATAACAAGTGCCCTACAAATAAACATTGCAAAGTCCTCCCCACT TCGGTCAAGTTCGTTGCCACATCAAACACTCTGGTACAGAACATCAAATCCTTGAATAGCAAGTTCTTCCATATAGCTCTGGTTGGCTGCAAGAACTTCTGGGGCAAAAATATCCAGATCACCGCCCCTTCAAACAGCCCCAACACCGACGGAATTCACATTGAACGGAGCACAGGCGTAACTATATATAACTCGGTGATCGGAACTGGTGATGATTGTATCTCCATTGGACATAGTAACTCAGAAATATTACTGAGTGGCATCAGTTGTGGACCAGGGCATGGGATCAG CATTGGGAGTTTAGGAAGATATCATAATGAAGGGGACGTCCGAGGACTCGTCATCAAAGATAGCACCCTTGCCGGGACTTCAAACGGTGTAAGGATCAAGACATGGGAGAACTCTCCAGGAACCAGTAAGGCTGTTAACATGACCTTTGAGAACATTGTCATGAACAGTgttgcaaatcccatcatcaTTGACCAGATGTACTGCCCCTACAGCTCTTGTGCATCAGAT GCACCATCTGGGGTGATTCTGAGTGACATCTTCTTCCGGAACATAAGAGGGACGTCGACGACTCCGGTGGCGGTGACCCTCAGGTGCAGCAGAGGAGTGCCATGCAAGAACGTCAATCTCCAAGACGTCAACCTCAAGTACGTTGGCCAGCTTCCGGCCACTGCCTCGTGCATGAACGTCAAAGCAAGCTACAGCGGGACCCAAATCCCCCCACCTTGCCGCTAG
- the LOC140851630 gene encoding exopolygalacturonase-like isoform X2 — MKLLFLLSLVCCYSIGNAETQKSLSYWNFNVLDYGARANGITDDSKAFMAAWKAACAAVGVVKLHIPAGTYLIGPTKFAGPCKNVHSLTVNMKGYLKATTDLSQYVTGDDWVEFAWVDMLILTGGGTFDGQGAVSWPYNKCPTNKHCKVLPTSVKFVATSNTLVQNIKSLNSKFFHIALVGCKNFWGKNIQITAPSNSPNTDGIHIERSTGVTIYNSVIGTGDDCISIGHSNSEILLSGISCGPGHGISIGSLGRYHNEGDVRGLVIKDSTLAGTSNGVRIKTWENSPGTSKAVNMTFENIVMNSVANPIIIDQMYCPYSSCASDGLEEMVRCGFSCE, encoded by the exons ATGAAGCTTTTATTCTTGCTTTCGTTGGTATGTTGTTACTCCATTGGCAATGCTGAAACCCAGAAATCATTAAGCTACTGGAACTTCAATGTTCTAGATTATGGTGCCCGAGCCAATGGCATTACTGACGATAGCAAG GCATTCATGGCCGCATGGAAGGCAGCATGCGCAGCAGTTGGTGTGGTCAAGCTTCACATACCTGCAGGAACTTATCTTATTGGCCCTACTAAGTTTGCTGGTCCTTGCAAAAATGTTCACTCCCTTACAGTGAATATGAAG GGATACTTGAAGGCAACAACAGATTTGAGCCAGTATGTCACAGGTGACGATTGGGTGGAATTTGCATGGGTGGATATGTTGATATTGACCGGAGGAGGGACTTTCGATGGCCAAGGAGCTGTATCATGGCCCTATAACAAGTGCCCTACAAATAAACATTGCAAAGTCCTCCCCACT TCGGTCAAGTTCGTTGCCACATCAAACACTCTGGTACAGAACATCAAATCCTTGAATAGCAAGTTCTTCCATATAGCTCTGGTTGGCTGCAAGAACTTCTGGGGCAAAAATATCCAGATCACCGCCCCTTCAAACAGCCCCAACACCGACGGAATTCACATTGAACGGAGCACAGGCGTAACTATATATAACTCGGTGATCGGAACTGGTGATGATTGTATCTCCATTGGACATAGTAACTCAGAAATATTACTGAGTGGCATCAGTTGTGGACCAGGGCATGGGATCAG CATTGGGAGTTTAGGAAGATATCATAATGAAGGGGACGTCCGAGGACTCGTCATCAAAGATAGCACCCTTGCCGGGACTTCAAACGGTGTAAGGATCAAGACATGGGAGAACTCTCCAGGAACCAGTAAGGCTGTTAACATGACCTTTGAGAACATTGTCATGAACAGTgttgcaaatcccatcatcaTTGACCAGATGTACTGCCCCTACAGCTCTTGTGCATCAGAT GGCTTGGAGGAGATGGTCCGCTGTGGTTTCTCCTGTGAATAG